Proteins encoded together in one Vanessa cardui chromosome 19, ilVanCard2.1, whole genome shotgun sequence window:
- the LOC124538032 gene encoding uncharacterized protein LOC124538032: protein MNDSEIENLKTELDHEKTCRESAAWQNGELEKQIVCMQEELRKGDYPWDSDGDLQKESVKHKHLLEAIDTLKQQLPILKEKIKGARVCGPDCKLKHDDLNINLDILTPAELLRTVKRFERLKTDLISTLRSREWRLDSESKLFVRVNDQRTYLQNELMICHNNIMRLQKNGTYWQTIPRRNDERVLDPKRGPIKKIFGNERLPPIVT, encoded by the exons atgaaCGACAGTGAAATAGAGAATTTGAAAACAGAATTAGACCACGAAAAAACATGCCG aGAATCAGCAGCTTGGCAAAATGGGGAACTAGAAAAGCAAATTGTCTGTATGCAAGAGGAATTGCGTAAAGGAGATTACCCATGGGATTCCGACGGTGATTTACAAAAAGAGAGcgtaaaacataaacatttattagaAGCTATCGATACTTTGAAACAGCAGCTgcctattttaaaagaaaaaataaagggTGCCAGAGTTTGTGGCCCAG ATTGCAAGTTAAAGCATGATGATTTGAACATTAATTTGGACATTCTAACTCCA GCTGAATTACTACGCACCGTCAAACGTTTCGAGAGACTTAAAACCGATTTGATAAGTACACTACGAAGTAGGGAATGGCGTTTGGACTCTGAATCAAAG ctATTTGTAAGGGTCAATGATCAGAGgacttatttacaaaatgaaCTGATGATATGTCACAATAATATAATGCGCCTTCAGAAGAATGGAACATACTGGCA GACTATTCCTCGTAGAAACGACGAGAGAGTTTTAGACCCAAAGCGAGGCcccataaagaaaatatttggtAATGAACGACTGCCGCCTATTGTTACTTAA